CTAAAAACGGCGCTTAACGGCCTTGATTTAAAAGCTGTTTCCGAAGACCTTTCAATCGGTGAATTAACCTTAAAGGATATTATTGACGCCTTGGTAAGACCGGAACGAGATCCACGCGATGATTTGCCGAGACCTCTTCTGAAAAAGGATGTCTTAAAGTTAGAGGACTTAAAATCAGGAATGGAGCTTCAAGGAACTGTAAGAAACGTCGTTGACTTTGGTGCGTTTGTTGATATTGGTGTAAAACAAGATGGGCTTGTTCATATTTCCAAATTAAGCAATCGCTTTGTGAAACATCCGTTAGACATTGTCTCCGTTGGTGATGTCGTCACGGTTTGGGTGGATTCGGTTGATATGAAAAAAGGCCGCGTTGCCTTAACCATGCTGCCGCCATCATAAAATAACGAGAAGTACCGGTGACTAGTGGAAATATTGTATGGCGCATAAGTAAATGGAAACACTGCTTCTAGGAGCAGTGTTTTTTTCTGTAAAAAAACCAGCACTGATTTAACAATTTAATCTGATAGCGATCCTTCTCATAAAAAGCCCTTTTCATTTGGTTTTGAAACCAAGTTGGCATAAGGAAAACCTCCCGAAAAGTTCATCATTCTAAAGGTATATACAATATATGCTATAATAGGTTGTCATGTTCGCACGGAAGGTGAGGTATCACTAAAATGGAACAGAAAGAACTTCAATTACTAGTTGAAAAGATATCTGTTGAGCTATTTGAAAAACCATTTAAGCATAAAGCTTCGTTCAACCCAAGATTAAGATCGACAGGTGGAAGATACCTTCTTGGCACACATAATATTGAAATCAATAAAAAGTATTTAGAGCAGCTCGGTGAAAAAGAACTTGTGGGAATTATTAAGCACGAGCTTTGCCATTACCACCTTCACCTAGAGGGAAAGGGCTATCAGCATCGAGACCAAGAGTTTAAGATGTTATTGAAAAAAGTAGGGGCACCCCGATTTTGCACACAGCTGCCTGAGAGAAAAGTGAAACGCTCAGCAATAAAGATTCTTCTTTATCAGTGTGCGAAATGCAAGCTTTCCTATGAGAGAAAAAGAAGCATTGATACCAGTAAATATGTTTGCGGAAGTTGCAGGGGGAAATTGACGAAAATGAAAGAAATAATCTTGGAATAGCGTAAGATTTTGGCAAAGATTTTTATCTAAAAATCGTATTGACTTTCTATTATTTCGTCATTATAATGGTAAGAGTCGATAGGGCGAGTGCCTTATTGAAGCAATATGATAATCATTATTCCGCAGTAGCTCAGTGGTAGAGCTATCGGCTGTTAACCGATCGGTCGTAGGTTCGAGTCCTACCTGCGGAGCCATATGGGGAAGTACTCAAGAGGCTGAAGAGGCGCCCCTGCTAAGGGTGTAGGTCGGGTAACCGGCGCGAGGGTTCAAATCCCTCCTTCTCCGCCATAAAATTTTGGCCCCTTGGTCAAGCGGTTAAGACACCGCCCTTTCACGGCGGTAACACGGGTTCGAATCCCGTAGGGGTCATCAGGGACGGGGAGTGACTTTGTTTCATTTCCTGTTTCTTATTCTTAATAACATTATTGGGCTATAGCCAAGCGGTAAGGCAACGGACTTTGACTCCGTCATTCGTAGGTTCAAATCCTGCTAGCCCAGCCATTTATATTATTCCATATGCGGGTGTGGCGGAATTGGCAGACGCACCAGACTTAGGATCTGGCGCCGCAAGGCGTGGGGGTTCGACTCCCTTCACCCGCACCAAATATTACCTCTTGAATAAAGCTGGTAAACATGTTATGATTGTTTTCGTCGCTAATTAATATGCGGTCGTGGCGGAATGGCAGACGCGCTAGGTTGAGGGCCTAGTGGGGGCAACCCCGTGGAGGTTCAAGTCCTCTCGGCCGCACCAAAAAAACTTATTGACAAACCAAACTGAGTATGATAAACTTTAAAAGTTGGTTTCACAAGATGCGCCCGTAGCTCAATTGGATAGAGCGTCTGACTACGGATCAGAAGGTTATGGGTTCGACTCCTTTCGGGCGCGCCATTAGTTTAACGGGAAGTAGCTCAGCTTGGTAGAGCACTTGGTTTGGGACCAAGGGGTCGCAGGTTCGAATCCTGTCTTCCCGACCATTCGAAATTTATATGCGGGTGTAGTTTAGTGGTAAAACCTCAGCCTTCCAAGCTGATGTTGTGAGTTCGATTCTCATCACCCGCTCCAAACATACCTTATATTGTTCTTTGAAAACTAAACAAACAAAAACGTCAACAAACAATAACTATTAGTTTCTTATCGAAACTAAGCCAACGTTTTATTTTATGAGCTAATCAACTTTCTTGGAGAGTTTGATCCTGGCTCAGGACGAACGCTGGCGGCGTGCCTAATACATGCAAGTCGAGCGAATCAATAGGAGCTTGCTCCTGTTGGTTAGCGGCGGACGGGTGAGTAACACGTGGGCAACCTGCCTGTAAGACTGGGATAACTTCGGGAAACCGGAGCTAATACCGGATAATCCTTTTCCTTACATGAGGAAAAGCTGAAAGTCGGTTTCGGCTGACACTTACAGATGGGCCCGCGGCGCATTAGCTAGTTGGTGAGGTAACGGCTCACCAAGGCGACGATGCGTAGCCGACCTGAGAGGGTGATCGGCCACACTGGGACTGAGACACGGCCCAGACTCCTACGGGAGGCAGCAGTAGGGAATCTTCCACAATGGACGAAAGTCTGATGGAGCAACGCCGCGTGAGTGATGAAGGCCTTCGGGTCGTAAAGCTCTGTTGTTAGGGAAGAACAAGTACCGGAGTAACTGCCGGTACCTTGACGGTACCTAACCAGAAAGCCACGGCTAACTACGTGCCAGCAGCCGCGGTAATACGTAGGTGGCAAGCGTTGTCCGGAATTATTGGGCGTAAAGCGCGCGCAGGCGGTCCTTTAAGTCTGATGTGAAAGCCCACGGCTCAACCGTGGAGGGTCATTGGAAACTGGGGGACTTGAGTGCAGAAGAGGAAAGCGGAATTCCACGTGTAGCGGTGAAATGCGTAGAGATGTGGAGGAACACCAGTGGCGAAGGCGGCTTTCTGGTCTGTAACTGACGCTGAGGCGCGAAAGCGTGGGGAGCAAACAGGATTAGATACCCTGGTAGTCCACGCCGTAAACGATGAGTGCTAAGTGTTAGAGGGTTTCCGCCCTTTAGTGCTGCAGCTAACGCATTAAGCACTCCGCCTGGGGAGTACGGCCGCAAGGCTGAAACTCAAAGGAATTGACGGGGGCCCGCACAAGCGGTGGAGCATGTGGTTTAATTCGAAGCAACGCGAAGAACCTTACCAGGTCTTGACATCCTCTGACAATCCTAGAGATAGGACGTTCCCCTTCGGGGGACAGAGTGACAGGTGGTGCATGGTTGTCGTCAGCTCGTGTCGTGAGATGTTGGGTTAAGTCCCGCAACGAGCGCAACCCTTGATCTTAGTTGCCAGCATTCAGTTGGGCACTCTAAGGTGACTGCCGGTGACAAACCGGAGGAAGGTGGGGATGACGTCAAATCATCATGCCCCTTATGACCTGGGCTACACACGTGCTACAATGGATGGTAC
The DNA window shown above is from Neobacillus sp. WH10 and carries:
- a CDS encoding SprT family protein, which encodes MEQKELQLLVEKISVELFEKPFKHKASFNPRLRSTGGRYLLGTHNIEINKKYLEQLGEKELVGIIKHELCHYHLHLEGKGYQHRDQEFKMLLKKVGAPRFCTQLPERKVKRSAIKILLYQCAKCKLSYERKRSIDTSKYVCGSCRGKLTKMKEIILE
- the cmpA gene encoding cortex morphogenetic protein CmpA yields the protein MPTWFQNQMKRAFYEKDRYQIKLLNQCWFFYRKKHCS